A genome region from Trichoderma asperellum chromosome 7, complete sequence includes the following:
- a CDS encoding uncharacterized protein (TransMembrane:1 (i139-156o)~BUSCO:EOG092D0UJA) yields the protein MPRRLANPFSSTQSAMSASEKTGERRLSSSKTNRLSQLFSSSPKSKDQSPLAAMHQSQMNNTISPSTVSLPTISLSTATGEPNNVEPAKMLFKPQSAEEQEHRRRTEAQFGPLLDPSHRYVSKSNGEEFKEPIEDMPPYFFLLTTYISYLLLIIFGHCRDYFGKRFGDKKRYNALKVRNGLAPLTDDFDSFYTRRLKGRLDDCFARPTFGVPGRFITLKERTADRLNRHYHYTGNHIETLNVSSYNYLGFAQSEGPCADAVDECVKKYGVTAASPRGDSGTSDLALEVEREVAAFVGKPDAMVFSMGYVTNSSTFPALVSKGCLIISDELNHASIRVGARLSGAVIQSFKHNDMTALERVLREAISQGQPRTHRPWKKILVVVEGLYSMEGTMVNLPAIVALKHKYKFYLYVDEAHSIGALGPRGRGVCDYFGIDTSEVDILMGTLTKSFGANGGYIAAEKHIIDKLRATNVCSIYGEAPSPFVLMQILTSIKLINGEICPGEGEERLQRIAFNSRYLRLGLKRLGLIVAGSDDSPIIPVLLYNPGKMPAFSREMLKRKISVVIVGYPATPLISSRARFCISAAHNKDDLDRMIRACDEVGDMLQLKFSSGIAGGLEPLPAGVAPENEAEWRKANNVPIKPPRWDVEEVIRRGAADCKLPLR from the coding sequence ATGCCGCGACGGCTTGCAAACCCCTTCTCCTCTACCCAGTCTGCTATGTCAGCATCCGAGAAGACTGGCGAAAGACGTCTCTCGTCCTCCAAGACCAACCGACTGAGCCAGCTGTTCTCATCCAGCCCAAAGTCCAAGGACCAGTCGCCTCTCGCCGCCATGCATCAAAGCCAGATGAACAACACCATCTCGCCGTCGACGGTGTCGCTGCCCACCATTTCCCTGTCCACCGCGACTGGGGAGCCCAACAACGTCGAGCCAGCCAAGATGCTGTTCAAGCCTCAATCGGccgaggagcaggagcatcGACGACGCACCGAGGCCCAGTTTGGACCTCTGCTTGACCCATCCCACCGCTATGTTAGCAAGTCGAATGGCGAAGAGTTCAAGGAGCCGATTGAGGACATGCCCCCCTACTTCTTTCTCTTGACCACCTACATAAGCTATCTCCTCTTGATCATCTTTGGCCATTGTCGCGATTACTTTGGCAAACGTTTTGGCGATAAAAAGCGCTACAATGCCCTCAAAGTGCGAAACGGGCTTGCGCCTCTCACTGATGATTTCGACAGCTTCTACACCCGACGCTTGAAAGGCCGTCTGGATGACTGCTTTGCTCGACCTACTTTTGGTGTTCCCGGCCGCTTCATCACTCTCAAGGAACGTACGGCAGACAGGCTTAACCGCCACTATCACTACACTGGTAACCACATTGAGACGCTCAACGTGAGTTCGTACAACTATCTCGGCTTTGCTCAATCCGAGGGTCCCTGTGCCGACGCTGTCGATGAATGTGTCAAGAAGTACGGCGTTACCGCTGCAAGCCCCCGTGGTGACAGCGGCACTTCCGACTTGGCCCTTGAAGTCGAGCGCGAAGTTGCGGCCTTTGTTGGAAAGCCAGATGCCATGGTCTTCTCTATGGGTTATGTTACCAACTCCAGTACTTTCCCTGCTCTCGTGTCCAAAGGCTGCCTGATCATCTCTGACGAACTGAACCACGCCTCCATCCGTGTCGGTGCTCGTCTCAGTGGCGCCGTCATCCAGTCGTTCAAGCATAACGATATGACCGCTCTGGAGCGTGTTCTTCGTGAAGCCATCTCTCAGGGCCAGCCAAGGACTCACCGCCCCTGGAAGAAGATTCTTGTCGTTGTCGAAGGTCTCTACTCTATGGAAGGTACCATGGTTAATCTACCCGCAATTGTGGCCCTCAAGCACAAGTACAAGTTCTACTTGTACGTTGACGAAGCCCACTCCATCGGTGCCCTAGGACCCCGTGGCCGTGGTGTCTGTGATTACTTTGGCATTGACACCTCGGAGGTTGACATCCTTATGGGTACTCTGACCAAGTCGTTTGGCGCCAATGGAGGCTACATTGCGGCTGAGAAGCACATCATTGACAAGCTCCGTGCCACTAATGTCTGCTCAATCTACGGCGaagctccttctccttttgtCCTCATGCAGATTCTTACTTCGATCAAGCTGATTAACGGCGAGATTTGCCCtggagagggcgaggagcGCCTCCAGCGAATCGCCTTCAACTCCCGCTATCTTCGTCTTGGACTCAAGCGTCTTGGCTTGATCGTTGCTGGCTCTGATGACTCTCCCATTATCCCCGTCCTCCTGTACAACCCCGGAAAGATGCCTGCCTTCAGCCGCGAAATGCTCAAGCGCAAAATCTCCGTCGTCATTGTTGGTTACCCGGCTACCCCGCTCATCAGCTCGCGTGCCCGCTTCTGCATCTCTGCCGCTCACAACAAGGATGATCTTGACCGAATGATCAGGGCCTGTGATGAGGTTGGCGACATGCTTCAGCTCAAGTTCTCATCAGGCATTGCCGGCGGCTTGGAGCCACTGCCTGCTGGTGTGGCACCAGAAAATGAGGCTGAGTGGAGGAAGGCCAACAACGTCCCCATCAAGCCTCCTCGATGGGATGTTGAGGAGGTCATTCGACGAGGCGCCGCCGATTGCAAGCTTCCTCTGCGATAA
- a CDS encoding uncharacterized protein (BUSCO:EOG092D2W3S): MMSFEGGTGYAESDADDEYEHLGDHSPVGDSETSPIGSELSTSAEHTPTTYGHRSSMDRLPETIVTDWTAEECADFISAIGLPQYADTFLENDIVGEALVALLHDDLKSMGIASVGHRLTILKSVYDVKKAQDIPIESDQYLPLSADAEAQYATATLKDIKRLVDQLRLRDERMSLLEQDLRRMNEDFKRLREDMLPALRLVKDAQHPLPNVSGPGQGYAYESTLSPPAPTPPGAQPGDKGIKRQYSQRRILIGATPKNNSPTQATHDQRMMSEQTLDPSSAAERAVMSSSHLAAMNGGSQSASATNYASASSYPWPAVPSPTSPQNHLSGTTLGSRSYNSTTTPSVRTTFVDSDLNYNSRDNKIAGSGSIRRRETPVPETPGSNSSVEIFKSFRVEMDDPCHKVLPAALKKYQINAPWDQYALYIVYGDQERCLGMDEKPLILFKQLDKEGKKPMFMLRKINSAQIDGGMGMDPARGATPYDPPGGII; encoded by the exons ATGATGAGCTTTGAAGGAGGCACGGGCTACGCCGAGTCGGATGCTGACGATGAGTATGAGCATCTGGGCGACCACTCGCCCGTAGGCGACTCCGAGACATCTCCCATAGGCTCTGAGCTGTCGACGTCTGCAGAGCACACGCCCACGACATACGGCCACCGAAGCAGCATGGACCGTCTGCCCGAGACCATCGTCACGGATTGGACGGCGGAGGAGTGCGCCGACTTTATCAGCGCCATCGGGCTGCCGCAGTATGCCGACACATTTCTAG AAAACGATATTGTTGGCGAGGCCCTGGTTGCCCTGCTGCATGACGATCTCAAGAGCATGGGCATCGCTAGTGTTGGTCACCGTCTGACGATCCTCAAGAGCGTCTACGACGTCAAAAAGGCTCAGGATATCCCAATTGAGAGCGACCAATATCTGCCGCTCT CCGCCGATGCCGAAGCTCAATATGCTACTGCAACACTCAAAGATATCAAGCGTCTAGTGGACCAGCTCCGGTTGCGAGACGAACGGATGAGCCTGCTAGAGCAAGACTTGCGGCGGATGAACGAAGATTTCAAGCGTCTTAGAGAAGATATGCTGCCGGCACTGCGGCTCGTCAAAGATGCCCAGCACCCACTACCAAATGTCAGCGGCCCCGGCCAAGGATACGCATACGAATCCACCCTCTCTCCGCCCGCGCCGACACCGCCCGGAGCCCAGCCTGGCGACAAAGGAATCAAGCGACAGTATTCCCAGCGACGAATCTTGATTGGGGCGACGCCCAAGAACAACTCACCGACGCAAGCCACACACGATCAGCGAATGATGTCGGAACAGACGCTGGATCCGTCCAGCGCAGCGGAGAGAGCGGTCATGTCGTCGTCGCACCTGGCGGCCATGAATGGTGGCAGCCAATCTGCCTCGGCTACAAATTATGCTTCGGCGTCAAGCTACCCTTGGCCAGCCGTACCATCGCCTACATCGCCGCAGAATCACCTGAGCGGAACCACTCTGGGATCTCGGTCTTACAACTCGACTACCACCCCTTCCGTAAGGACGACATTTGTCGATTCAGACCTCAACTACAACTCACGAGATAACAAGATCGCGGGCTCCGGGTCGATTCGACGTCGCGAAACGCCCGTTCCCGAGACGCCAGGCTCAAATAGCTCTGTCGAAATCTTCAAGTCGTTCAGGGTGGAAATGGACGACCCGTGTCACAAGGTGCTACCGGCCGCGCTGAAGAAGTATCAAATCAATGCGCCTTGGGACCAGTATGCCCTTTATATTGTCTACGGCGACCAGGAGCGTTGTCTCGGCATGGATGAGAAGCCCCTGATCCTGTTTAAGCAGCTGGATAAGGAGGGCAAGAAGCCCATGTTTATGCTGCGCAAGATAAATAGCGCCCAGATAGATGGTGGTATGGGGATGGATCCGGCCAGAGGAGCTACGCCATATGATCCGCCGGGAGGCATCATCTGA
- a CDS encoding uncharacterized protein (EggNog:ENOG41~TransMembrane:1 (o79-100i)), with product MGIIARMNLEPNPDLPKGPPRPSPSLVSSATPTATDIISSITRTMATSSTSSPTPTSKSQGIVGIAEGGNSGERILRGFFIGMALGIILSFMLCCWLPCLRKSRRTRLQRRNDNIRRRLVILEDEAWVNQNWPQRRPWEVGQDERGSYESHEPMSHEEA from the coding sequence ATGGGTATTATAGCACGCATGAATCTCGAACCTAATCCAGACCTTCCAAAGGGTCCTCCACGTCCAAGTCCGAGCTTAGTTTCTAGTGCTACTCCCACGGCTACCGACATCATATCAAGTATCACAAGAACCATGGCGacatcatcaacatcctcTCCAACACCTACCAGCAAGAGCCAAGGAATTGTTGGCATTGCCGAGGGGGGCAATAGCGGAGAGAGGATACTGCGAGGATTCTTCATCGGCATGGCCCTTGGCATCATACTGAGCTTCatgctgtgctgctggctgCCGTGTCTTAGGAAAAGCAGAAGGACGCGGTTGCAGAGGAGGAACGATAATATCCGGCGCAGACTCGTGATTCTCGAGGACGAGGCCTGGGTGAACCAGAACTGGCCACAGAGGAGACCGTGGGAAGTTGGTCAGGACGAGAGAGGAAGTTATGAGAGTCATGAACCCATGAGCCACGAGGAGGCATAA
- a CDS encoding uncharacterized protein (EggNog:ENOG41): MLDDSFPTYRLASTKEDPLQTTLFYTYNGSDPARAYTLQRPAPSSSANQYAVALFDAQHQSVIYGEVLVKPEFQQPSLSAAELRNQNGSPSNVPITPDSFAVLLYNPDQSIAVKRNAGGWNRADSWGFEIPERSFKLPSASKLDQETGSNEVSDLSPKIMFHWKRDGRLNKDMTCYMSGKSVGGKKSKEPDITVAMYRSEKQGDALSIYEPNMARVEVEDRKGLEVVLLLSAVVVRDLHFAPRHDPFNVSSAGMAPAGGARRGSRPPLAPSPNDPTLVSGALGNTPPAAMNSNAAKQAEIEAETRRLQAMVAEEERQRRERLAREEEEKTRRMLQREEEEAAQRRRRQAEVDAETERLRREYGVQGQWPPPQSSSSPPLPQRPFESTNAAATMSGALGTRWYGPPVVNNLQPPPPPRPNSVGPGPSTQQQQKNGRNKLSPPVPGGSSGPYAGPSGARVSALSFFGGGKSDEEKRKKMKKKQSVHF, translated from the coding sequence ATGCTCGACGACAGCTTCCCGACGTACCGCTTGGCCTCTACCAAGGAAGATCCGCTCCAGACCACTCTCTTCTACACCTACAACGGCTCGGATCCTGCACGTGCCTACACCCTACAGAGACCGGCGCCCTCGTCCTCGGCAAATCAGTATGCCGTCGCCCTCTTCGACGCCCAGCATCAGTCCGTCATCTACGGCGAGGTGCTGGTAAAGCCCGAGTTTCAGCAGCCCAGCCTCTCGGCCGCCGAGCTCCGCAACCAGAACGGCTCTCCGTCCAACGTGCCCATCACGCCGGATTCCTTCGCGGTGCTGCTGTACAACCCGGACCAGAGCATCGCCGTCAAGCGGAACGCCGGGGGCTGGAATCGGGCTGACTCGTGGGGCTTTGAGATTCCCGAGCGCTCCTTTAAGCTGCCCAGCGCGAGCAAACTGGATCAAGAGACGGGCAGCAATGAGGTGTCGGACCTGTCGCCCAAGATTATGTTTCACTGGAAGCGGGATGGGCGGCTGAACAAGGATATGACGTGCTACATGTCTGGGAAGAGCGTGggcggcaagaagagcaaggagcCGGACATTACGGTGGCCATGTATCGGAGCGAGAAGCAAGGCGATGCCCTGAGCATATATGAGCCCAACATGGCCCGCGTGGAAGTCGAGGATAGAAAAGGACTTGAAGTTGTGCTGCTACTGAGCGCAGTTGTTGTCAGAGACTTGCACTTTGCGCCTCGGCATGATCCCTTCAACGTCTCCAGCGCCGGCATGGCTCCGGCGGGTGGTGCAAGAAGAGGCTCACGGCCCCCCTTGGCACCGTCGCCCAACGACCCAACGCTTGTGTCGGGCGCATTGGGCAATACTCCGCCGGCGGCGATGAACAGCAATGCGGCGAAGCAGGCCGAGATTGAGGCAGAGACGCGGAGGCTGCAGGCAATGGTGGCCGAAGAAGAGCGGCAGCGTCGAGAGCGCCTGGcgcgagaagaggaggaaaaaacgaggaggatgctgcagcgggaagaagaagaagcggcgCAACGGCGCCGGAGGCAAGCCGAGGTCGATGCCGAGACCGAGCGTCTACGCCGAGAGTACGGCGTGCAAGGCCAATGGCCACCACCGcagtcttcttcctcccctcctcttccgCAGCGACCTTTTGAATCGACGAACGCGGCGGCGACAATGTCTGGAGCGTTGGGCACTCGCTGGTATGGCCCGCCTGTCGTCAACAATCTCCAGCCTCCACCCCCTCCGCGGCCGAACAGTGTAGGGCCGGGACCATccacccagcagcagcagaagaatgGCCGCAACAAGCTTTCTCCGCCAGTGCCAGGGGGGTCCTCAGGGCCTTATGCTGGGCCGTCTGGCGCGCGGGTGAGTGCGCTGAGTTTCTTTGGAGGGGGGAAGAGtgatgaggagaagaggaagaagatgaagaagaaacagagcGTGCATTTCTAG
- a CDS encoding uncharacterized protein (EggNog:ENOG41), with the protein MFIDDLLYIRAHLSGKNQPKIFSPSGSAASSAAPTPDNRSIASNEKKQKKRLSIFSSSSGSKPSVKAANCGAGMKLPSNITQTKDHSLHYQQIRPIIH; encoded by the coding sequence ATGTTCATCGACGATCTCCTCTACATCCGCGCCCACCTCAGCGGCAAGAACCAGCCCAAGATCTTCTCCCCCTCCGGCTCGGCAGCCTCCTCCGCGGCGCCCACCCCAGACAACCGCTCCATCGCCTCCAACGagaaaaagcagaagaagaggctcagcatcttctcctcctcctcaggcTCCAAGCCCTCCGTCAAGGCTGCCAACTGCGGCGCCGGCATGAAGCTGCCCTCCAACATCACCCAGACAAAGGATCACTCTCTGCACTACCAGCAGATTCGCCCTATTATCCACTAA
- a CDS encoding uncharacterized protein (TransMembrane:1 (o29-52i)): MPTSLSLPFNLPFDLGLKLPVGLPVDSNALLVLAASVAAAVPCIYICTANAVRNRFPELLEKRVCLLIAHPDDEAMFFAPTVLALARPETGNHVKILCLSSGNADGLGETRKKELVQSGLALGLRDESDVFVVDNPKDFPDSMATHWDETKIANLLTKAFAPQLARQRAENASEPTANIDALITFDGNGVSSHPNHISLYHGARGFAKALTEGKPEWKSPVDVYTLNTVSLLRKYSGGLDLFTTIASSLFTPNKDPERPEKLIYANNLIGSEPSLGTALSAMTTAHKSQMVWFRYLWLGFSRYMLVNDLRLEKVDEEN; encoded by the exons atGCCCACCAGCCTCAGCCTGCCCTTCAACCTCCCCTTCGACCTCGGCCTCAAGCTGCCCGTCGGCCTGCCCGTCGACTCCAACGCCCTGCTAGTGCTGGCCGCCTCGGTTGCCGCCGCCGTGCCGTGCATCTACATCTGCACCGCAAACGCCGTGCGCAACCGCTTCCcggagctgctggagaagcgcGTGTGTCTGCTGATTGCCCACCCGGACGATGAGGCCATGTTCTTTGCGCCCACcgtgctggcgctggcacGGCCCGAGACGGGCAACCACGTCAAGATTCTCTGCTTGAGCTCAG GCAACGCGGATGGACTTGGcgagacgaggaagaaggagctTGTCCAGAGCGGCCTGGCCCTGGGTCTGCGAGACGAGTCCGATGTCTTTGTGGTTGACAATCC CAAGGACTTCCCCGACTCCATGGCCACGCACTGGGACGAGACCAAGATCGCAAACCTCCTCACAAAGGCCTTTGCGCCGCAACTGGCGCGCCAGCGAGCCGAAAACGCCTCCGAGCCCACGGCCAACATCGACGCCCTCATCACTTTTGACGGCAACGGTGTGTCGTCCCACCCCAACCACATCTCTCTCTACCACGGCGCACGAGGTTTTGCCAAGGCTCTGACCGAGGGCAAGCCCGAATGGAAGAGCCCCGTCGACGTCTACACCCTCAACACCGTCAGCCTGCTGCGCAAATACTCTGGCGGCCTAGATCTCTTCACCACCATCGCCTCATCTCTATTCACACCCAACAAGGACCCCGAGCGTCCTGAGAAGCTGATTTATGCCAACAACCTCATCGGCTCAGAGCCTAGCCTGGGTACTGCGCTGAGCGCCATGACCACTGCGCATAAGAGCCAGATGGTCTGGTTCCGCTACCTGTGGCTCGGATTCAGCCGATACATGCTCGTCAACGACCTGAGACTGGAGAAGGTCGACGAGGAGAACTAA
- a CDS encoding uncharacterized protein (EggNog:ENOG41~TransMembrane:4 (i70-89o101-119i140-158o178-204i)), whose amino-acid sequence MVKNRKEKPIKLRQPDRSGPTEQTLLQLADEQQLFKKAAKREKQLAGDDENEDDDEEGQMSPGAERFLEALLYTSTLATLHLTFDVLVMNQYGTSIKWDRVVKNAGRAFIAFFFLFYALHPSEPNATLIPGLPRRFQRPLRQLLFFAMSCVAGCALVYTTNSKGYLANMKRAPPLGCIWLWAVVELDLLWAVPSLAVTGMYLWVNGYSIK is encoded by the exons ATGGTCAAGAATCGCAAGGAAAAACCCATCAAGCTCCGCCAGCCCGACCGCTCGGGTCCAACCGAAcagacgctgctgcagctcgccgacgagcagcagctcttcaaaaaggccgccaagagagaaaaacagCTTGCTGGAGACGACGAAaacgaagacgatgatgaagagggccAGATGTCGCCCGGCGCAGAGCGCTTCCTCGAGGCGCTGCTGTACACGTCGACGCTGGCGACGCTGCACCTGACGTTTGACGTCTTAGTGATGAATCAGTACGGCACGTCGATCAAGTGGGACAGGGTGGTGAAGAACGCCGGCAGAGCATTCATCG ccttcttcttcctcttctacgCCCTCCACCCCTCCGAGCCCAACGCCACCCTCATCCCCGGCCTGCCGCGACGCTTCCAGCGACCCCTCCGccagctgctcttcttcgccatgaGCTGCGTCGCCGGCTGCGCCCTCGTCTACACCACAAACTCAAAGGGCTACCTGGCCAACATGAAGCGCGCGCCGCCGCTGGGGTGCATCTGGCTGTGGGCCGTCGTCGAGCTGGACCTGCTGTGGGCGGTGCCGAGCCTGGCCGTCACGGGCATGTACTTGTGGGTGAATGGCTATTCGATTAAATAA
- a CDS encoding uncharacterized protein (EggNog:ENOG41~TransMembrane:1 (o20-40i)) codes for MDIMDSTNNQDSPLSTSANIIGILTFVVAIAAAAYARIAFLRNSDDEYLRVKTSLSWYKTESTWLAELLRALDDAQEEDEKKKTTTTTTPRGQQSRRQRQQQMYKFVMDDLLNLEQRLLDLVTDIEVKSALRGTAEWGLLPRRWAAGGRPSVAVSWLSVRTKALELVRQREALTARVQFLQISMIASRMGDLEARMKLFEEKGGSSVRTDDDTVEEDEGWQSDYGE; via the coding sequence ATGGACATAATGGACTCCACCAACAACCAAGACTCGCCGCTCTCCACGTCCGCCAACATCATCGGCATCCTCACCTTTGTCGTGGCCATTGCCGCCGCGGCATACGCCCGCATCGCCTTCCTGCGCAACAGCGACGACGAGTACCTGCGCGTCAAGACGTCCCTATCGTGGTACAAGACGGAATCAACCTGGCTGGCGGAACTGCTGCGCGCGCTGGACGACGcgcaggaggaggatgagaagaagaagacgacgacgacgacgacgccaaGGGGGCAGCAGTcgcggcggcagaggcagcagcagatgtaCAAGTTTGTGATGGACGACTTGCTGAATCTGGAGCAGAGGCTGCTGGATCTCGTTACCGATATAGAGGTCAAGTCTGCGCTGAGGGGCACTGCGGAATGGGGGCTTCTGCCGAGGCGGTGGGCTGCGGGGGGGAGGCCTTCGGTGGCGGTGTCGTGGTTGAGCGTGAGGACGAAGGCGCTGGAATTGGTGAGGCAGCGGGAGGCGTTGACGGCGAGGGTGCAGTTTTTGCAGATTAGCATGATTGCGTCGAGGATGGGCGATTTGGAGGCGCGGATGAAGCTGTttgaggagaaggggggcTCGTCGGTGAGGACGGACGATGATACGGTTGAGGAGGACGAGGGGTGGCAGTCGGACTATGGAGAATAA